In a genomic window of Gossypium arboreum isolate Shixiya-1 chromosome 9, ASM2569848v2, whole genome shotgun sequence:
- the LOC108455317 gene encoding aluminum-activated malate transporter 2-like: METLTSPQQQSSGPITRGCQWFKALPNKFCDKTMEIVRKTKKLGQDDPRRIVHSLKVGLALTLVSLFYYFKPLYDGFGDSAMWAVLTVVVVFEFSVGATLGKGFNRMLATFVAGGLGVGAHCLATLAGRKGEPILIATFVFIIAVIMTFMRFFPKMKARYDYGLLIFILTFCLVSVSGYRDDQVLKMAHERFSTILVGSCASLIVCICVCPVWIGEDLHNSVATNMEKLGNFFQAFGDEYFKVSEEHDQSGENNKSYLQGYRSVLTSKSSEETMANFARWEPGHGPFGYRHPWKMYLKIGNLTRDCAYKVEALNNYLNSKIQTPVEIRGKIQGQCKRVSLECSRALKEMASTFRKMVRTRSAIVHIDSSKEAAEELKTLLRTNLWEEADLLEIIPAASVASLLLEIIECIEKISEAVNELAKAAAFRNGNATVLPEQPDSIHQGEVQHDSSTAMPVPHIAIIVAE; this comes from the exons ATGGAAACGTTGACATCTCCACAGCAGCAGAGTTCTGGACCCATAACTCGTGGGTGCCAATGGTTCAAGGCATTGCCAAACAAATTTTGTGATAAAACAATGGAGATTGTAAGGAAGACAAAGAAACTCGGACAAGATGATCCAAGAAGAATAGTTCATTCCCTAAAAGTAGGGCTAGCTCTAACGCTTGTTTCATTGTTCTACTACTTTAAGCCACTCTATGATGGTTTTGGAGACAGTGCAATGTGGGCTGTTCTAACTGTTGTAGTTGTCTTCGAATTCTCCGTAG GTGCAACACTAGGTAAAGGTTTCAATAGAATGTTGGCGACATTCGTTGCAGGTGGCTTGGGCGTTGGAGCTCACTGCTTAGCAACTCTTGCTGGAAGAAAAGGGGAACCCATCTTGATAGCAACTTTTGTCTTCATTATAG CTGTAATTATGACATTTATGAGATTCTTCCCAAAAATGAAAGCAAGATATGACTATGGACTGTTGATATTCATTTTGACCTTCTGCTTAGTATCTGTATCGGGTTACCGAGATGACCAAGTGCTAAAAATGGCCCATGAAAGGTTCTCAACCATCTTAGTTGGTAGCTGTGCTTCTCTCATTGTTTGTATCTGCGTTTGCCCGGTTTGGATCGGTGAGGATCTCCACAACTCGGTAGCTACTAACATGGAAAAGCTTGGGAATTTTTTTCAAG CCTTTGGAGACGAATATTTCAAAGTATCTGAAGAACATGATCAGTCCGGTGAGAATAATAAGTCATATCTTCAAGGATATAGAAGTGTTCTAACCTCTAAAAGCAGTGAAGAAACAATG GCTAATTTTGCAAGATGGGAACCCGGCCATGGTCCATTCGGGTACCGTCATCCATGGAAAATGTACCTGAAAATTGGAAACCTTACTCGGGACTGTGCTTACAAAGTTGAAGCTCTTAATAACTACCTTAACTCTAAAATCCAG ACTCCTGTAGAAATCCGTGGGAAAATTCAAGGGCAGTGCAAAAGGGTCAGCCTGGAATGTAGCCGAGCTTTGAAGGAAATGGCGTCGACATTTCGTAAAATGGTTCGAACAAGATCTGCTATTGTGCACATTGATAGCTCAAAGGAAGCTGCTGAAGAGCTCAAAACCCTCCTGAGAACAAATCTTTGGGAAGAAGCAGATTTGCTGGAGATTATACCAGCTGCTTCAGTTGCTTCACTTCTGTTGGAAATCATTGAGTGCATTGAGAAAATTTCTGAAGCTGTAAATGAATTGGCGAAGGCCGCAGCCTTTAGAAACGGGAATGCTACAGTCTTGCCCGAACAACCAGATTCCATCCACCAGGGAGAAGTCCAACATGATTCTAGCACTGCCATGCCTGTGCCACATATTGCGATAATAGTGGcggaataa